The window TTTACAACATAATTAACACCACAATAATACCTACAcaattttgacaaaaaaaaaaggtAGCTTTAACAACATTGCTCTTCATCACATAAATCTGACATTCATGGATTGATTCGAGATTCATAGAATGAGTATGAATCGTGGGCAAGAGTCTGCAACATAATAAAACGTGTtagaactctctctctctctctctctctctctctctctctctctctctctctctctctccctatatatatatatatatatatatatatatatatatatatatatatatatatatatatatatatatatgcagtgACACTTGTGTTGTAAATAGGGTTAAATACAAGAATCAGCAACGTAACATACttccattgatttgtttattgtttgtagcatcttactttcatttcttaATACACAGCAATTCCCAGATTGAAAGTATAATGGAAAGAGAAAAATAAACGAAAATAGGATGCTATGATACACATAAATAGTGTATTTGTtggatttttttataaataaatagatGAAATACCTGTTCCTGTGAGCGGAAATACATGAAAGGTGTATAATTGAGGAAATTTGAGACTCTCGAGGTATAAATATCAGCGTACCTGTAGTCGTAGTAGTAGTTTGGAAATTGGAAATTGAAATTGGGTGATTAAAAAGTGAATATAAAATatagagaaagaaagaaatgtaCTTTTCAATCTGTCTCATGAGGTGACTCTTGTCCCACAAGCCTGCACGTGAAAGATATCCCCACCTAACACCAAATCACACatacacattatatatatatatatatatatatatatatatatatatatatatatatatatatatatatatatatatatatatatataatgttgatTGATAAATAATAGGGATTCAGTTGAAACCTTTTGCTGAAGTGTTCACCATCTTGTTCCAACATTGGTGCAATTTTTTCATCTAAGCGTTGCATAACAATCAGTAAGTTTTGCACGCTCTCCGTCAGCTCTTTATCATCCATATGAGTAGCAGCCAATgtctatataaatatatattatttgtaaACTCGTATAcccaaattaatatatatatatatatatatatatatatatatatatatatatatatatatatatataagtaattaCTTGAGCAGGACGACCCTTGGTTCTCCTTTGAAGAGCCAAACGAAGTTGATTAAAAAGGTCACCGATAACCTCCTTCTGATTTATTAATTCTACAAGTTTAGCTCGGTGCTCTCGGCTATGAATCAGAGCATTATACTGCaaaaaaatacaaatacaaatacaaacaaccaaatagctttaattttggctGGTAATTTTGATAATATACAAAATTACTTGTTAATAGTTATTTATGCCTAATTAGTATATAttcttatttttaatttattatataataCCTCTTCTTCCAATTCACGACAAATCAATGCTGTCCTCCAGCGAAGATGTACTTTAGATACACTTACATCTGTATAGATATGATCCCCAACATACAATATTTCATCTCCATGAATGCCTAAGGAATTTTCAACCATTTGAGCACTTCCTCCAGAATATAACCCCCCTGCAATCCACCAACtacccttaattaattccaacgaACCCCTTACTTTTTTAGGCAAAATAAATAAACAGTAATCTTAAGGTGACATGACTCgttgttttaaaacttatttttatgCATTCAACAGGTTTAGATGTTGCCATGGAAAGAAAGCCCTTACATTTTGATGAGGACAATATTCGAAAAGCTCATTGTATATATATGAATTAATACCATGTTCTAGTAACAAAAAAAATGTCACACTGTAAGGGCTTTCAGTCCCTTTTATGAAACTTCAGGTCTGCTCAGCCTCTCAATCTCAAAGGAAGGGTTAGAACAACAAGTCGCCCGATGGGTTTTatcaaaagaaaaaatatatattatatataaatagtTAGGGCAAAATGGGTCAACAAGCAAAtcacattaattaaataatacattatttaTGGTTGTTTGACCTGGACGAGCCTTAAAACATGGTCGCATAAGGCCATCAGTTGTCACCACTTCATATAAAGGGTGTGACATTTGAAAGAATTCTGGCTTCCTAGCTGACACAATCACCTAcatcaaaaatattaaatatattttctttcatttttgaaaacaaagtcaaaaagtaaaTTCAGGGGAAGTTTACTAACCATCTCGAATAAATCTCGCCAGTTCATATCATTTGGGAGAAACCTATTAAAAGAATGCCTCATCATTTTGTCTGTATAGATGTAATCTGAGTTGGTGATCAGCAATAACCTTTTACCAGCCTGGTGTCGTCAAATCAGAaaacaaaattattattttttttattaaagaaaaaaaaaaaagattagctGGAAATACCTCCTTCTGGTCAAGAAGTGCTAAAGGTAGCTCTGGATCAGGCTCTACAAACAGCTCTGGCTTCGACATTATCTCATTCTGTAGCATAAAATTAGTTATAATATTACTACTATTACTAGACTATTCAAggcttaaattaattataaatttaccTTTAGTTGACCTTCTACATGAGCCCTAAAGAGGGCCTTACCAACAGCCTGAAGCAAATGAAAAAAATTCATAGACCAATGAAAATCAACATACAAAATAACTCTAACAAGTATTTtattaggaaaaaaaaaaaaagcgttGTTCTTGCCTTGTAAAGCCCTTCATAATCAAGTACGCCAAGATCCGGTGAAATAATCCCTTCATCCAATCTATCAACCATCTGAAATACAACAGCAATGGAtcatattagttttatttatcTAAAACTGGAAAGATGTCACATATCTGATGGTGGGAATAAtgaatttatatattaaaaaacaaaaaacagagTGACTACCTACCTGCACATATGCCACTGCTTCTGAAACAGAAAATAGTGTATTGAGAAACTCCCACCGACTTTCATTCCGCAGGTCCACCAGTTCCCTCCCATACATCTCACTTTCAGAAGCACATAATTAACAACCAAATCAAAAcataaaaaagtaaataaattatCCAACTTCTGTTTTCATAATATTAAGGTTAAAGGTCACACCTTACAGCTTGGGTGGATAGCAGTTTTGTGCCATGCATAGCCCTCTTCACATAACCAAATCGGTCAGCCTTCACCAAGTTGCCTTTCTCTTTATCTATGACAAGTCCTCTAATAACCTATTAGAAAATAAATCATGATATTATCATCACTAGCAGCATGATAAACTTAGCTTgcagattgaaaaaaaaaaaagaattaccaAATCAGGGTCAAAAGCAAGTCCATCAACAGGAAACCCAACATTCTTTAGATTCTCCATGCAATAGTCATAAGCCCTTCCTTCCCAAGCCTTCAAGTTCATAAATTAAAGTCATTTCATTTGCAAACAAAAATGTAAGTACTTGGTAATGGAATGAAAAGGATAGTTTATGGAATGCAACTTGGCTTCTTTCATTGAACCACTTGAGCAATAAAGCAGTTATTTATGTGGTCATAAATCTTAATTAGTAAGTAATTACCATCACGTTATAGTGCATTAGAGTGTAATCCATGTCATATCCGATTGCAGTGATTGACCGAAGATTTAATGTGCGGCTACAAAATATGCCACGTGGAGAATGCCTAGAAGAAGATGGATCCTGCACAAGAATCATAGTTAGTAAAATCGCTGTCATGTATGATGTATCCCAGACTGTTCATATATCAGCAAGGTGCAAGAGAAAACATGTCAAAACAAATGAGCAAATGTATTAGCATGTTACAAAGTTTAATTCAAAAACCATGTTGAAAAAGTTTCTAATTTTGCAATAGTG of the Lactuca sativa cultivar Salinas chromosome 6, Lsat_Salinas_v11, whole genome shotgun sequence genome contains:
- the LOC111914210 gene encoding uncharacterized protein LOC111914210, producing MAGITLTYAVVRHPLLPVSASASVSVSPSSSTLTTKRRPRQLHYCQCTVDANSPITSGAAAAADDDDIFSVNTSSQNCDFDYLGQSTKGDLNLKYGINGHTDIAWKGPIEEVARFQAKEAEGLLKDLGIQDPSSSRHSPRGIFCSRTLNLRSITAIGYDMDYTLMHYNVMAWEGRAYDYCMENLKNVGFPVDGLAFDPDLVIRGLVIDKEKGNLVKADRFGYVKRAMHGTKLLSTQAVSEMYGRELVDLRNESRWEFLNTLFSVSEAVAYVQMVDRLDEGIISPDLGVLDYEGLYKAVGKALFRAHVEGQLKNEIMSKPELFVEPDPELPLALLDQKEAGKRLLLITNSDYIYTDKMMRHSFNRFLPNDMNWRDLFEMVIVSARKPEFFQMSHPLYEVVTTDGLMRPCFKARPGGLYSGGSAQMVENSLGIHGDEILYVGDHIYTDVSVSKVHLRWRTALICRELEEEYNALIHSREHRAKLVELINQKEVIGDLFNQLRLALQRRTKGRPAQTLAATHMDDKELTESVQNLLIVMQRLDEKIAPMLEQDGEHFSKRWGYLSRAGLWDKSHLMRQIEKYADIYTSRVSNFLNYTPFMYFRSQEQTLAHDSYSFYESRINP